From Paenibacillus sp. GP183, one genomic window encodes:
- the atpB gene encoding F0F1 ATP synthase subunit A, which yields MEHHVPIIELFGFKFDLSAILMILVTSLAVLILAVSASRKASMTNPSKLQNFMEWAVEFVENIIGSTIGSKYGKPFITLGLTLIMFIFIGNMLGLPFSFITEHKDVASATIAGHPFLTSADFADAAAKGQHEIGVSWWKSPTADIAVTGALTAIVILLSHFLGLTRNTKHYIAHYFEYKGTMLILHLIEVVSKPLTLAFRLYGNIYAGEIMISVIVGAGYFGILPLIAWQGFSVFVGAIQAFVFTMLTMVYISQTLVHEEQH from the coding sequence ATGGAACATCACGTACCGATAATTGAACTTTTTGGATTCAAGTTCGATCTATCAGCCATTCTTATGATCCTCGTTACAAGTCTTGCTGTTTTGATCCTTGCGGTATCAGCATCAAGAAAAGCCTCAATGACGAATCCATCCAAGCTGCAAAACTTTATGGAATGGGCTGTCGAGTTTGTTGAAAACATTATTGGAAGCACGATTGGCTCTAAGTATGGTAAACCTTTTATCACGTTAGGCCTTACGCTCATTATGTTTATCTTCATCGGAAACATGCTTGGGCTTCCTTTCTCGTTTATTACCGAGCATAAAGATGTCGCGTCGGCAACGATTGCAGGGCATCCCTTCCTCACCAGCGCAGATTTTGCAGATGCGGCTGCAAAAGGCCAGCATGAAATTGGCGTTTCCTGGTGGAAATCTCCAACTGCCGACATTGCGGTTACGGGCGCATTAACGGCTATCGTTATTTTGCTCAGTCACTTCCTGGGCTTAACCCGGAATACGAAGCATTATATCGCTCATTACTTTGAGTATAAAGGCACGATGCTTATTCTTCATCTGATTGAAGTCGTATCTAAGCCGCTCACGCTTGCTTTTCGTTTATACGGCAACATTTATGCCGGTGAAATTATGATTAGTGTCATCGTCGGGGCAGGCTATTTTGGAATATTGCCTTTGATTGCATGGCAGGGCTTCAGTGTGTTTGTCGGCGCGATTCAGGCATTCGTTTTCACGATGCTGACGATGGTCTACATTTCACAAACGTTGGTGCACGAAGAACAACATTAA
- the atpE gene encoding F0F1 ATP synthase subunit C, giving the protein MGALALVAAGIVFGLGALGAGIGNGLIVGRALEGISRQPELRGTLQTTMFIGVGLVEAMPVVALVLAFLFMGRA; this is encoded by the coding sequence ATGGGAGCTTTAGCATTAGTAGCAGCAGGAATCGTATTTGGTTTAGGGGCATTGGGTGCAGGTATTGGTAACGGTTTAATCGTAGGTCGCGCGTTGGAAGGTATTTCTCGTCAACCGGAACTTCGCGGTACACTTCAAACAACCATGTTCATCGGGGTTGGTCTGGTAGAGGCAATGCCGGTCGTAGCTTTGGTTCTTGCGTTCCTCTTTATGGGTCGCGCCTAA
- the atpF gene encoding F0F1 ATP synthase subunit B — MTINWSTFFIQIAAFLILYLLLSKYAFGPLFGMMEKRRQMIKDQIQTAENSRKQSEQLLEEQKQALQQARKEAYDIIEQAKQTSTKQADEIIHAARAETNRLKDEALQDIESEKNKAVAALRSQVSAMSVMIASKIIEKQIDEKSQEQLVEHYLKEVGGDL; from the coding sequence TTGACTATTAATTGGTCCACATTTTTCATACAAATCGCAGCATTCCTTATTTTGTATCTCCTGCTTTCCAAGTATGCTTTTGGCCCTTTATTTGGGATGATGGAAAAGCGCAGACAAATGATCAAGGATCAAATTCAAACGGCCGAGAACAGCCGTAAACAATCCGAGCAGCTGCTTGAGGAGCAAAAGCAAGCTCTGCAGCAAGCAAGGAAAGAAGCCTATGATATTATTGAACAAGCCAAACAAACCAGCACGAAACAAGCTGATGAAATCATTCATGCAGCTCGTGCCGAAACGAACCGTCTGAAAGACGAAGCTTTACAAGATATTGAGAGTGAAAAGAACAAAGCGGTTGCAGCTTTGCGCAGTCAAGTGAGCGCGATGTCCGTTATGATCGCCTCGAAAATTATTGAAAAGCAAATCGACGAGAAGTCCCAGGAACAATTGGTTGAGCATTACCTCAAAGAGGTAGGAGGCGACCTATGA
- a CDS encoding F0F1 ATP synthase subunit delta, translating to MSDIVVAKRYAKALFEVAKQQSIISQVEEELKSVADAIIGNVDLQKFLNHPGVDNKVKKDLLKQIFDGKISEPVWNMLQVLIDKGREDIVPALVHDYVKIANEAQGLANATVYSAFALSKNQIADIAAHFKKITGKTLRVETAIDPKLLGGIQVRIGDRLYDGSISGKLSRLAKSLQQTQVL from the coding sequence ATGAGTGACATCGTCGTAGCAAAACGCTATGCCAAGGCTCTATTCGAAGTGGCGAAGCAGCAAAGCATAATCTCCCAAGTGGAGGAAGAGCTGAAATCTGTAGCGGATGCAATTATCGGCAATGTGGATCTGCAGAAGTTTTTGAATCATCCCGGCGTCGATAACAAGGTCAAGAAAGACCTGCTGAAGCAGATCTTTGATGGTAAGATATCAGAGCCGGTATGGAATATGCTGCAGGTTTTGATTGATAAAGGCAGAGAAGACATTGTGCCTGCGTTGGTTCATGATTATGTGAAGATTGCTAATGAAGCTCAAGGCTTAGCCAATGCCACTGTGTATTCGGCCTTTGCCTTAAGCAAGAATCAAATTGCGGACATAGCGGCACATTTTAAGAAAATAACCGGCAAGACCCTTCGAGTTGAAACGGCCATCGATCCGAAGCTGCTCGGAGGCATTCAAGTCCGAATTGGCGACCGTTTGTATGACGGAAGTATTTCAGGCAAGCTCAGCCGCCTGGCCAAGTCGTTACAACAAACTCAAGTATTGTAG
- the atpA gene encoding F0F1 ATP synthase subunit alpha, whose product MSIRPEEISTLIKQQIENYKSDLQVVDVGTVIQVGDGIARAHGLESVMAGELLEFSNGVLGYAMNLEESNVGIVILGPYTEIREGDQVKRTGRIMEVPVGEELLGRVVNPLGQPVDGKGPVNTTSSRPIESPAPGVMARKSVHEPMQTGIKAIDAMIPIGRGQRELIIGDRQIGKTAIAIDAIINQKGNGVKCIYVAIGQKQSTVVGVVETLRRAGALEYTIVVTASASEPSPMLWLAPYAGCAMGEYFMYKGEHVLIVYDDLSKQAAAYRELSLLLRRPPGREAYPGDVFYLHSRLLERAAKLNDELGGGSLTALPFIETQAGDISAYIPTNVISITDGQIFLESDLFYSGQRPAVNIGNSVSRVGGSAQTKAMKKVAGTLRVDLAQYRELAAFAAFGSDLDKATQSRLNRGVRTLEILKQGVHQPLSLEKQVTSLYTVVKGHLDDLPVQDVRRFEAEFLGFLESNRPEILQSIRDTKDITSDNDKALTDAIGQFKKGFAASE is encoded by the coding sequence TTGAGTATCAGACCTGAAGAAATCAGCACATTGATTAAACAACAGATTGAAAACTATAAATCCGATTTGCAAGTTGTTGATGTAGGTACGGTCATTCAAGTTGGTGACGGTATTGCCCGTGCGCATGGTTTGGAAAGCGTAATGGCAGGTGAGCTGCTTGAGTTTTCAAACGGAGTCTTGGGTTATGCGATGAACCTGGAAGAGAGCAACGTAGGTATCGTTATTCTCGGACCTTACACAGAAATTCGTGAAGGTGACCAAGTGAAACGCACCGGCCGCATCATGGAGGTTCCAGTAGGTGAAGAGCTGCTTGGCCGTGTTGTGAATCCTCTAGGACAACCTGTTGATGGCAAAGGTCCTGTCAATACAACTTCTTCCCGTCCTATTGAATCCCCGGCTCCTGGCGTTATGGCTCGTAAATCGGTTCATGAGCCTATGCAAACGGGAATTAAAGCGATCGACGCGATGATTCCAATCGGACGCGGACAGCGTGAGCTGATCATCGGTGACCGTCAAATCGGTAAAACCGCCATTGCAATCGATGCTATCATCAACCAAAAAGGTAACGGTGTTAAATGTATTTACGTTGCCATAGGACAAAAACAATCAACAGTTGTAGGTGTTGTTGAAACACTTCGTCGCGCAGGCGCGCTGGAATATACAATTGTCGTAACGGCTTCCGCTTCCGAGCCATCACCTATGCTGTGGCTGGCTCCTTATGCCGGTTGCGCTATGGGTGAGTACTTCATGTACAAAGGCGAGCACGTGCTGATTGTTTATGATGACTTGTCCAAGCAAGCGGCTGCTTATCGTGAGCTCTCCTTGCTGCTTCGCCGTCCACCAGGTCGGGAAGCTTATCCAGGTGACGTATTCTACTTGCACTCCCGTTTGCTGGAGCGTGCAGCCAAGTTGAATGACGAGCTGGGCGGGGGATCATTAACAGCGCTTCCTTTCATTGAAACCCAAGCGGGTGACATCTCAGCCTATATTCCTACGAACGTAATTTCGATTACAGACGGACAAATCTTCCTGGAATCCGATTTGTTCTACTCAGGTCAACGTCCAGCGGTTAACATTGGTAACTCTGTTTCCCGGGTAGGAGGTTCCGCTCAAACTAAAGCCATGAAAAAGGTTGCCGGTACCCTTCGCGTTGACTTGGCTCAATACCGTGAGCTCGCAGCGTTCGCAGCGTTCGGATCCGATTTGGATAAAGCCACTCAATCTCGACTAAACCGCGGTGTACGTACACTTGAAATTTTGAAGCAGGGCGTTCACCAACCGCTTTCCCTCGAGAAACAGGTAACATCCCTGTATACCGTTGTAAAAGGACACCTGGATGATCTTCCTGTGCAGGATGTTCGCCGTTTTGAGGCTGAATTCCTGGGCTTCCTGGAATCCAACCGTCCGGAAATTCTTCAAAGCATTCGCGATACGAAGGACATCACTTCAGATAATGATAAAGCATTGACAGATGCGATTGGCCAGTTCAAAAAAGGCTTCGCTGCTTCTGAATAA
- the atpG gene encoding ATP synthase F1 subunit gamma, which translates to MAKGMREIKRQIKSTQNTKQITKAMEMVYAAKLKKAQRAAEAARPYSDKLKEVVGSIAAGTKGVKHPMLQTREVKKTGYLVITSDKGLAGGYNANVLRKVMAEISERHKSAAEYSVLVIGRKGSNFFRKRNIPVLQDVIGVPDNVAFADVKSVAAAAVANFENGTYDQLFLVYNQFKNAITQIPTVKRLLPMDDVPAAATASYEYEPSPEGVLEVLLPKYAETLIFSAVLEGKASEFGARMTAMNSATKNATEMISSYTLAYNRARQASITQEISEIVAGANAQA; encoded by the coding sequence ATGGCAAAAGGGATGCGTGAAATTAAGCGCCAGATCAAGTCCACACAAAATACCAAACAAATCACCAAAGCGATGGAAATGGTCTATGCTGCGAAATTGAAAAAAGCTCAGCGAGCAGCGGAAGCCGCACGGCCTTACTCCGACAAGCTGAAAGAAGTGGTTGGAAGTATAGCAGCAGGTACCAAGGGTGTGAAACACCCCATGCTGCAAACTCGTGAAGTCAAGAAAACGGGATACTTGGTCATTACTTCCGACAAAGGGTTAGCGGGAGGCTATAACGCTAACGTATTAAGGAAGGTTATGGCGGAGATTAGCGAAAGACATAAGTCAGCCGCTGAGTATTCCGTATTAGTCATCGGCCGCAAAGGAAGTAACTTCTTCCGCAAGCGGAACATTCCGGTTTTGCAAGATGTAATAGGAGTTCCTGATAACGTGGCATTTGCGGATGTTAAATCGGTTGCTGCTGCAGCTGTAGCTAATTTTGAGAACGGGACTTATGACCAGTTATTCCTGGTATATAACCAGTTTAAGAATGCAATCACCCAAATCCCGACAGTGAAAAGGCTTCTGCCAATGGATGACGTACCGGCAGCTGCAACTGCGAGCTACGAATACGAGCCTTCTCCTGAAGGAGTTTTGGAAGTGCTGCTGCCAAAATATGCGGAAACGCTCATTTTCAGCGCTGTTTTGGAAGGCAAAGCGAGTGAATTCGGAGCGAGGATGACTGCAATGAACAGCGCAACGAAGAATGCAACCGAGATGATCAGCAGCTATACGCTCGCATACAACCGGGCACGTCAGGCTTCGATTACGCAAGAAATTTCGGAGATTGTTGCAGGAGCCAATGCGCAAGCTTAA
- the atpD gene encoding F0F1 ATP synthase subunit beta, whose product MNKGRVVNITGPVVDIEFERGQLPEILNAIKIVRKAATAGAQDTSTTVEAAVHLGDNLVRCVAMSTTDGLVRGAEAIDTGAAISVPVGPATLGRVFNVLGDAIDGAGPEDRTLTSPIHKPAPPFDELSTKAEVLETGIKVIDLMAPYAKGGKVGLFGGAGVGKTVTMQELIHNIAQEHGGISVFAGVGERTREGNDLYHEMSDSGVISKTAMVFGQMNEPPGARLRVALSGLTMAEYFRDEEGRDVLLFIDNIFRFTQAGSEVSALLGRMPSAVGYQPTLATEMGQLQERITSTKKGSVTSIQAIYVPADDYTDPAPATAFAHLDSTTNLERSIAAAGIFPAVDPLASSSRILTPEVLGEEHYQVAQGVKQILQRYKELLDIIAILGMDELSDEDKLIVQRARRLRLFLSQPLHVAEPFNGFPGLYVPLKETVRSFKEILEGKHDDLPETAFHNVGTIEDAIAKAKTL is encoded by the coding sequence TTGAACAAAGGGCGCGTAGTGAATATTACAGGGCCGGTCGTGGACATTGAGTTTGAACGCGGCCAGCTCCCTGAGATTCTTAATGCAATCAAGATTGTAAGGAAAGCGGCTACCGCTGGCGCACAAGATACCAGCACGACCGTTGAAGCGGCTGTTCACCTTGGTGATAATCTTGTTCGCTGTGTAGCCATGTCCACGACAGACGGGCTGGTTCGTGGAGCTGAAGCTATTGATACAGGAGCTGCCATTTCCGTGCCTGTCGGACCAGCAACACTTGGACGCGTATTTAACGTATTGGGTGATGCCATTGACGGTGCCGGTCCGGAAGATCGCACATTAACGAGCCCTATCCATAAACCGGCTCCCCCATTCGACGAATTATCGACCAAAGCTGAGGTTTTGGAGACAGGGATTAAAGTAATTGACTTGATGGCCCCTTATGCAAAAGGTGGTAAAGTTGGTTTATTCGGCGGAGCGGGTGTGGGTAAAACCGTAACGATGCAAGAGCTGATTCACAACATCGCCCAAGAGCACGGTGGTATTTCCGTATTCGCAGGTGTTGGTGAAAGAACGCGTGAAGGAAATGACCTCTATCATGAAATGAGCGATTCAGGCGTAATTTCCAAAACAGCGATGGTATTCGGTCAAATGAACGAGCCTCCGGGTGCACGTCTTCGTGTGGCGCTCTCCGGTCTTACCATGGCTGAGTATTTCCGTGATGAAGAAGGAAGAGATGTGCTGCTCTTTATCGACAACATTTTCCGCTTCACCCAAGCTGGCTCCGAGGTTTCCGCTTTGCTGGGCCGTATGCCTTCCGCGGTTGGTTACCAACCTACATTGGCAACTGAAATGGGTCAATTGCAAGAGCGTATTACATCGACGAAAAAAGGTTCTGTAACTTCGATTCAAGCGATTTACGTTCCTGCCGATGACTATACGGATCCAGCTCCAGCCACAGCATTTGCTCACTTGGATTCCACAACAAACCTGGAGCGCAGTATCGCAGCAGCGGGTATTTTCCCTGCGGTTGATCCGCTTGCTTCTTCCTCTCGAATTCTGACTCCAGAAGTTCTGGGTGAAGAGCATTACCAGGTAGCACAAGGTGTAAAACAAATTCTTCAACGTTATAAAGAGCTTTTGGATATTATCGCGATCTTGGGTATGGACGAACTTTCGGATGAAGACAAGCTGATCGTGCAACGGGCACGCCGCCTTCGTTTGTTCCTGTCCCAGCCGCTGCACGTAGCCGAGCCGTTTAACGGTTTCCCTGGTCTATACGTGCCGCTTAAAGAAACCGTTCGCAGCTTCAAAGAAATTCTTGAAGGCAAGCACGATGACCTTCCGGAAACAGCGTTCCACAATGTGGGCACGATCGAAGATGCTATCGCGAAAGCCAAAACTTTGTAA
- a CDS encoding F0F1 ATP synthase subunit epsilon, translated as MSTFLLEIVTPERKAYAEQASMIVVKGVAGELGILPNHIPLVTPLKIAPITVKRQGQSDQVIAVNGGFMEVRKDKVVILAESAELPEQIDLDRARSAKERAEKRLAEAKAKDHDMNVKRAELALMRAVNRIDVAERK; from the coding sequence GTGAGTACATTCCTGTTGGAAATAGTAACCCCCGAGCGCAAAGCTTATGCCGAACAGGCAAGCATGATTGTGGTTAAGGGCGTTGCCGGGGAGCTTGGAATTCTGCCGAATCACATTCCACTTGTGACTCCTTTGAAAATTGCTCCGATTACCGTGAAACGGCAGGGTCAAAGCGACCAGGTCATCGCAGTGAACGGCGGCTTCATGGAAGTGCGCAAGGACAAGGTGGTTATATTGGCGGAAAGCGCCGAGCTGCCGGAACAAATCGATCTGGATCGGGCAAGATCCGCGAAGGAACGTGCGGAGAAACGTCTAGCTGAGGCAAAGGCCAAAGATCATGACATGAATGTCAAACGTGCCGAGCTTGCCTTGATGAGAGCGGTCAACCGGATCGATGTTGCGGAGAGAAAATAG
- a CDS encoding NADH-quinone oxidoreductase subunit A, which yields MYTNNYVIVAIFVALGILLPVVALTAGKLLRPHKPVDEKYTTYESGNEPVGEGQIRFNIRYYLFALMFVIFDVETVFLYPWAVAYKQLGLFAFVEMCIFVALLAIGLLYAWKKKVLQWTSI from the coding sequence ATGTACACAAATAACTATGTCATCGTGGCAATCTTTGTTGCATTGGGGATTCTGCTTCCCGTTGTTGCGCTGACGGCAGGAAAACTGTTAAGGCCGCACAAGCCGGTGGATGAGAAGTACACCACCTACGAGAGCGGGAATGAGCCGGTAGGGGAAGGTCAAATTCGTTTTAACATTCGCTATTATTTGTTTGCTTTGATGTTTGTGATTTTTGATGTGGAAACGGTGTTTTTATACCCGTGGGCAGTTGCCTATAAGCAATTAGGCTTGTTTGCCTTTGTGGAAATGTGTATTTTTGTTGCCTTGCTAGCCATAGGTTTACTATACGCTTGGAAAAAGAAGGTGCTGCAATGGACTTCGATTTAA
- a CDS encoding NADH-quinone oxidoreductase subunit B: MDFDLNSISPEEREELNRNVFMGTLEQIKAWARSNSLWPLTFGLACCAIEMMGTGASHYDLDRFGVIFRTSPRQSDVMIVSGTVTKKMAPLLRRLYDQMPEPKWVIAMGSCATAGGPYVRSYSVVKGVDQIVPVDVYIPGCPPNPAALIYGINKLQEKIRYEAKTGKRVTNQ; the protein is encoded by the coding sequence ATGGACTTCGATTTAAATTCCATTTCTCCGGAAGAAAGAGAAGAATTGAACCGCAATGTGTTTATGGGTACGTTAGAGCAGATCAAAGCATGGGCAAGAAGCAACTCGCTCTGGCCTTTAACATTTGGTTTGGCCTGCTGCGCTATTGAGATGATGGGCACAGGCGCTTCCCATTATGATTTGGACCGATTTGGAGTCATTTTTCGTACGTCCCCGCGGCAATCGGATGTCATGATTGTTTCCGGAACGGTCACGAAGAAAATGGCTCCTTTGCTGCGCCGTCTTTATGACCAAATGCCTGAACCCAAATGGGTAATCGCGATGGGCTCTTGCGCAACTGCAGGCGGTCCCTATGTGAGGTCTTATTCCGTGGTCAAAGGCGTTGATCAAATAGTGCCTGTGGATGTATATATTCCAGGCTGTCCGCCGAACCCGGCAGCGCTGATCTACGGGATCAACAAGCTTCAGGAAAAGATTCGCTATGAGGCGAAAACCGGGAAGCGGGTGACCAATCAATGA
- a CDS encoding NADH-quinone oxidoreductase subunit C produces MSEDKKPDAEESVTPSKEESQELATKAASEADPTVAAAPNTADAAAAAKPADEPAVAQAAEAQEPSDAEKEAKAKAAAEARAARASARAGKPAEEAADAAPKEPSPNQPMLDRLVQIIKENVGEEAVEQAFINEKDNHLPLVVIKNDLWGETALLFKIHDELQCNYLRNVSGVDQETHLEVVYHLLSLSSKKDYCVKVKADREQPSIPSVTAIWPTANWNEREVYDLFGIHFSDHPDLRRIMMPDDWVGHPLRKDYEPLDPEV; encoded by the coding sequence ATGAGCGAGGACAAGAAGCCGGACGCCGAAGAAAGCGTGACTCCTTCCAAGGAAGAGAGTCAAGAGCTTGCAACGAAGGCGGCCTCCGAGGCCGACCCCACCGTAGCGGCGGCGCCTAACACGGCTGACGCGGCAGCTGCAGCGAAGCCTGCAGACGAGCCCGCGGTAGCTCAGGCTGCAGAGGCGCAGGAGCCGAGCGACGCCGAGAAGGAAGCCAAGGCGAAGGCTGCCGCGGAAGCGAGAGCGGCTAGGGCAAGTGCGCGCGCCGGCAAGCCGGCGGAAGAGGCCGCAGATGCTGCACCGAAGGAGCCGTCGCCGAACCAGCCGATGCTGGACAGGTTGGTGCAGATCATCAAAGAGAACGTTGGCGAAGAAGCCGTAGAGCAAGCTTTTATCAATGAAAAAGACAATCATTTGCCCTTGGTCGTCATCAAAAACGATCTGTGGGGAGAAACCGCTCTGCTTTTTAAAATACATGATGAACTGCAATGCAATTATTTGCGAAATGTATCCGGGGTTGATCAGGAAACGCACCTGGAAGTGGTGTATCATCTGCTTTCGCTTTCAAGCAAGAAGGATTACTGCGTGAAGGTCAAAGCCGACCGGGAACAGCCATCCATTCCTTCCGTTACCGCCATTTGGCCAACCGCGAACTGGAATGAAAGAGAAGTATACGATTTGTTCGGGATTCATTTTTCCGATCATCCGGATTTAAGAAGAATTATGATGCCTGACGATTGGGTCGGACACCCATTGCGCAAAGATTATGAACCGCTGGACCCGGAGGTGTAG
- a CDS encoding NADH-quinone oxidoreductase subunit D, whose protein sequence is MLRTEELLLNVGPQHPSTHGVFRIIVKIDGEIIREAIPVMGYLHRGTEKLAEDLSYTQIIPYTDRMDYVSAMTNNYVLVHAVETMMQLEIPERAEFLRLIVMELQRIASHMVWWGTYLLDIGAMSPFLYAFRDREIIINLFNELCGARLTYNYMRVGGVKWDAPEGWIQKVREFIPYMRGKLVEYNNLVSGNEIFLGRIKGIGKYDAKTAIAYGLSGANLRSTGVKWDLRKDQPYSLYNRFEFDVPVRDSGDCYARYLIRLEEITQSLRILEQAVEQIPAEGEIMGKVPRVIRPAEGEVYSRIESPRGEIGCYIISRGKQEPFRIKFRRPSFVNLQILPKLLVGETMTNLITILGGIDIVVGEVDA, encoded by the coding sequence TTGTTACGGACTGAAGAACTGCTTCTAAATGTCGGACCCCAGCATCCCAGTACACACGGGGTATTCCGCATTATCGTCAAAATCGATGGAGAAATCATACGCGAAGCCATACCGGTCATGGGCTACCTGCACAGAGGCACGGAAAAGCTGGCGGAAGACCTCTCCTATACTCAAATCATTCCTTATACCGATCGCATGGATTATGTCTCGGCCATGACCAACAATTACGTGCTGGTTCACGCCGTGGAAACGATGATGCAGCTGGAGATTCCGGAACGCGCCGAGTTTTTGCGACTTATCGTTATGGAGCTGCAGCGCATTGCAAGCCATATGGTGTGGTGGGGAACCTATTTGCTGGACATTGGGGCAATGAGTCCTTTCTTGTATGCCTTTCGGGATCGTGAAATTATTATCAATCTGTTTAATGAATTGTGCGGTGCGCGCTTAACTTACAATTACATGCGTGTAGGCGGCGTAAAATGGGATGCTCCCGAAGGCTGGATCCAGAAGGTTAGAGAATTTATCCCCTATATGCGCGGCAAGCTTGTAGAATATAACAATCTGGTAAGCGGCAATGAGATCTTCCTCGGCCGTATCAAAGGGATCGGGAAATACGATGCAAAGACTGCAATCGCTTATGGACTTAGCGGTGCGAATCTTCGCAGTACCGGAGTTAAATGGGACTTACGCAAGGATCAGCCATACAGCTTGTATAACCGCTTCGAGTTTGACGTACCTGTACGCGACAGCGGTGATTGCTATGCTCGCTATTTGATTCGTCTGGAAGAAATCACGCAGTCTTTACGCATCCTGGAGCAAGCCGTGGAACAAATTCCGGCTGAAGGGGAAATCATGGGGAAGGTCCCCAGGGTGATCCGCCCTGCCGAGGGTGAAGTCTATTCGCGGATTGAATCGCCACGCGGAGAAATCGGCTGCTACATCATTTCCCGCGGCAAGCAGGAGCCTTTCCGGATCAAGTTCCGCAGGCCTTCCTTTGTGAACCTGCAGATTCTGCCGAAGCTTCTTGTCGGTGAAACGATGACCAACCTCATTACGATCCTGGGTGGAATTGATATTGTTGTCGGGGAGGTTGATGCCTAA
- the nuoH gene encoding NADH-quinone oxidoreductase subunit NuoH, whose amino-acid sequence MMTLLEQNLSWTNFAIFLFWGIVMLLLILGFVTYAIYFERKVIGWMQLRVGPNRTGPFGLLQSVADVFKLLIKEDTIPRKAERTLFILAPVITFIPAFAVIATIPFTDKLFNADLNVGLLYYVALSGISTIGIILGGWASNNKYALLGGMRSAAQMISYEIPLVISVIGVIMMSSSLNLRVIVENQAGGFWHWHFLPQIIGFIVFFIAGISELNRTPFDLPEAESELVAGYHVEYSGFRFAFFMLAEYVYVFAVASLITVLFLGGWHAPFVFLDFVPGIIWFLLKFCFIVFTMFWLRATMPRVRIDQLMGLGWKVLLPLALLNIFVTAIYMQLIS is encoded by the coding sequence ATGATGACCCTGCTGGAGCAAAACCTGAGCTGGACGAACTTTGCGATTTTTCTCTTCTGGGGCATTGTGATGCTGCTGCTTATTCTGGGCTTCGTGACCTACGCGATTTATTTTGAGCGTAAAGTCATTGGCTGGATGCAGCTTCGGGTCGGACCTAACCGAACAGGGCCGTTTGGCCTTTTGCAGAGCGTTGCGGATGTGTTTAAGCTGCTGATCAAAGAGGACACCATTCCTCGAAAAGCTGAGCGCACCTTATTCATTCTCGCTCCGGTCATCACATTTATCCCAGCTTTTGCGGTGATTGCCACCATTCCTTTTACGGATAAATTGTTTAATGCGGACCTGAACGTGGGGCTGCTCTATTATGTGGCCTTATCCGGTATTTCTACCATTGGTATTATTCTGGGCGGCTGGGCGTCGAATAACAAGTACGCGCTTCTAGGCGGAATGCGTTCCGCGGCACAAATGATCAGCTATGAGATTCCACTTGTCATTTCCGTGATCGGTGTCATCATGATGAGCAGCAGCTTGAATCTTAGAGTGATCGTGGAAAATCAAGCCGGAGGCTTCTGGCATTGGCATTTCCTGCCGCAAATCATCGGGTTTATCGTTTTCTTCATCGCCGGCATTTCCGAGCTGAACCGTACGCCGTTCGACCTTCCGGAAGCGGAATCCGAGCTGGTGGCGGGCTATCATGTGGAATACAGCGGCTTCCGCTTTGCTTTTTTCATGCTTGCCGAGTATGTTTATGTTTTTGCCGTAGCTTCCCTGATTACTGTGCTTTTCCTGGGCGGCTGGCATGCACCGTTTGTTTTCCTGGACTTCGTGCCGGGCATCATTTGGTTTCTGCTCAAATTCTGCTTTATCGTATTCACGATGTTTTGGCTGCGGGCTACCATGCCGCGTGTGCGCATCGATCAATTGATGGGGCTGGGCTGGAAGGTACTGCTGCCTCTCGCCCTGCTGAATATTTTCGTAACTGCGATTTACATGCAACTCATATCTTAA